From a single Streptomyces sp. NBC_00377 genomic region:
- a CDS encoding HD domain-containing protein: MILPTVNEVRALHERYAPSHEALDLVFTHCEIVCGIAEQLVAQTDLPLDADLVRVGALLHDIGVYRLYDRAGRLDHRNYIRHGVLGHEILQEEGFPERLRRFCSCHTGVGLTRHDIRERKLAIPEADYLAETVEEQLVMYADKFHSKTTPPTFLTADSYAAHVEKFGADKVHAFDLLRARFGEPDLTSARARYGHAQA, encoded by the coding sequence GTGATCCTTCCGACGGTGAACGAGGTACGCGCGCTGCACGAGCGGTACGCGCCATCGCATGAGGCGCTGGACCTCGTCTTCACCCACTGCGAAATCGTCTGCGGCATCGCCGAACAGCTTGTGGCACAGACAGACCTCCCCCTCGACGCCGACCTGGTCCGTGTTGGCGCCCTGCTCCACGACATCGGCGTGTACCGGCTGTACGACCGGGCCGGTCGGCTCGATCACCGCAACTACATCCGCCATGGCGTCCTCGGCCACGAGATCCTCCAGGAGGAGGGCTTCCCGGAGCGCCTGCGCCGCTTCTGCTCCTGCCACACGGGAGTTGGTCTTACCCGGCACGACATCCGCGAACGGAAGCTCGCCATACCCGAGGCCGACTACCTGGCCGAGACCGTCGAAGAGCAACTGGTCATGTACGCGGACAAGTTCCACAGCAAGACGACACCTCCTACGTTCCTCACCGCCGACTCCTATGCCGCGCACGTGGAGAAGTTCGGCGCGGACAAGGTCCACGCATTCGACCTTCTGCGTGCCCGGTTCGGCGAACCCGACCTGACCTCAGCCAGGGCGCGATACGGCCACGCGCAGGCTTGA
- a CDS encoding ArsR/SmtB family transcription factor has protein sequence MQVPLYQAKAEFFRMLGHPVRIRVLELLQGGPVAVRDLLAEIEIEPSSLSQQLAVLRRSGIVVSIREGSTVSYALAGGDVAELLRAARRILTELLAGQNELLAELRQADPPLPLPRVTPDGRARDSVSGLRFPSGAS, from the coding sequence ATGCAGGTTCCCCTCTACCAGGCCAAGGCCGAGTTCTTCCGCATGCTCGGGCACCCGGTTCGCATCAGGGTCCTCGAACTGCTCCAGGGCGGCCCCGTCGCCGTACGGGACCTGCTCGCCGAGATCGAGATCGAACCGTCCAGCCTGTCCCAGCAGCTGGCGGTGTTGCGCCGCTCCGGGATCGTGGTGTCGATCCGGGAGGGCTCCACGGTCAGCTACGCGCTCGCGGGCGGTGACGTGGCCGAGCTGCTGCGGGCCGCCCGCCGCATCCTCACCGAACTCCTCGCGGGGCAGAACGAGTTGCTGGCGGAGTTGCGCCAGGCCGATCCGCCGTTGCCGTTGCCGCGGGTGACGCCCGACGGGCGGGCCAGGGACAGCGTGAGCGGCCTCCGGTTTCCTTCGGGTGCGTCCTGA
- a CDS encoding alpha/beta hydrolase gives MPLSPRFQARAIQLLLGGMMARVHKDLRFTDVPRHAETLRVETGAGPVTCTVYRPSAAATTDPPAPVYVNFHGGGFIVGRPEQDDHLCRRIAATAGCVVVNVDYAVSPQRPYPAAVTQAYDVTAWVAANGGTGGWDGSRLAVGGHSAGANLTAAVCRTARDRGTFTPRLQILDSGPFDMVSDPADKLSRTAKPLLTPYLMRVFTDAYVPDPAGRADPLVSPGLADDLEGLPPALVITAENDRLRDEGDAYAKALEAAGVPVTHRVFEGVDHYFTHVGPVQAGKEAIALMASSLRTALDA, from the coding sequence ATGCCCCTCAGCCCCAGATTCCAGGCCAGGGCCATCCAGCTGCTGCTCGGCGGCATGATGGCCCGTGTGCACAAGGACCTCCGGTTCACCGACGTCCCCAGGCATGCCGAAACCCTTCGGGTGGAGACCGGCGCCGGGCCGGTGACCTGCACCGTCTACCGCCCGTCAGCAGCGGCCACCACCGACCCGCCCGCCCCCGTGTACGTCAACTTCCACGGCGGGGGTTTCATCGTCGGGCGCCCCGAGCAGGACGACCACCTGTGCCGCCGCATAGCCGCCACGGCCGGCTGCGTCGTGGTCAACGTGGATTACGCCGTCTCCCCTCAGCGGCCGTACCCCGCCGCCGTCACCCAGGCCTACGACGTCACCGCGTGGGTCGCCGCGAACGGCGGCACGGGCGGCTGGGACGGCTCCCGGCTCGCCGTGGGCGGACACAGCGCGGGAGCCAACCTGACCGCCGCGGTCTGCCGCACGGCCCGCGACCGCGGCACCTTCACCCCGCGCCTGCAGATTCTCGACTCCGGCCCCTTCGACATGGTCTCCGATCCCGCCGACAAGCTGTCCCGCACAGCCAAGCCGCTGCTCACCCCGTACCTCATGCGGGTCTTCACCGATGCCTACGTTCCGGACCCGGCCGGGCGAGCCGATCCGCTCGTCTCGCCCGGGCTGGCCGACGACCTCGAAGGACTGCCGCCCGCCCTGGTCATCACCGCCGAGAACGACCGTCTGCGCGACGAGGGGGACGCCTACGCCAAGGCCCTGGAGGCCGCGGGCGTCCCGGTCACGCACCGTGTCTTCGAGGGCGTCGACCACTACTTCACGCACGTCGGCCCGGTGCAGGCCGGGAAGGAGGCCATCGCACTGATGGCCTCCAGCCTGCGCACCGCACTGGACGCCTGA
- a CDS encoding beta-galactosidase produces MAALPARVLFGAAYYHEYRPPYGTERPEERLKTDLDLMADAHVSVIRVGESVWSTWEPENGRFDLDWLQPVLDGAHERGISVVLGTPTYAVPPWLARQYPEITGERRTGERIGWGARQEVDFTHPAFRFHAERVIRKIVARYAGHPAVIGFQVDNEPGLELFHNHGVFQRFVDHLRETYGDVETLNREWGLVYWSHRLSTWADLWTPDGNAQPQYDVAWRAFQARQVTEFIGWQADLVREYADPEQFVTTCISYTRPAVEDDELTDALDITSGNPYYGMQDDLLLPDPTPDDHQQIWKTTGVWALYQTADWMFSSRQEPFLVTETNAGSIGFPWDNRPAYDGQWRQAAWALVARGARMIEYWHWNTLHFGAETYWGGVLPHTGQPGRTYAELARLGGEFEAAGGLVAGLEPDADITMVYSTPAKWLMQKYPPLARPDGEPDPAAYHRFFDPFYRGAFEAGRQVRIVHARQLHDPHADREGPTPEEAVRRHPVLVVPALYLAADSTLDWLAAYAEAGGHLVLGPRTGYADHEGRARHEAAPGRLTDVAGVRYDEFSNLVGEVPVRSAPGGPLDLPEGATATRWADGLTVTDAEVLVAYDHPHFGRWPAVTSRRHGAGRVTYVGTAPGRDLARALAEWLTPAARHAWRDLPVSVTATTATAPDGRRVHIVHNWSWEPTGVAVPVDLSDVLSGAAVPAGAVLDLGPWDVRVLVA; encoded by the coding sequence ATGGCGGCTCTGCCTGCCCGCGTCCTCTTCGGCGCCGCGTACTACCACGAGTACCGGCCCCCGTACGGCACCGAACGGCCCGAGGAGCGCCTCAAGACCGACCTGGACCTGATGGCCGACGCGCATGTCAGCGTCATCCGGGTCGGCGAGTCGGTGTGGTCCACCTGGGAGCCGGAGAACGGACGGTTCGACCTCGACTGGCTCCAGCCGGTGCTGGACGGCGCCCACGAACGCGGCATCTCCGTCGTCCTCGGCACACCGACGTACGCCGTCCCACCGTGGCTGGCCCGGCAGTACCCGGAGATCACGGGCGAGCGGCGGACCGGTGAGCGCATCGGCTGGGGCGCCCGTCAGGAGGTCGACTTCACCCACCCCGCCTTCCGCTTCCACGCCGAGCGGGTGATCCGTAAGATCGTCGCCCGCTACGCCGGGCACCCCGCGGTCATCGGCTTCCAGGTCGACAACGAACCGGGCCTGGAACTGTTCCACAACCACGGCGTCTTCCAGCGCTTCGTGGACCATCTGCGCGAGACGTACGGCGATGTCGAGACGCTCAACCGCGAGTGGGGCCTCGTCTACTGGTCGCACCGCCTCTCCACCTGGGCCGACCTATGGACCCCGGACGGCAACGCGCAGCCCCAGTACGACGTCGCCTGGCGGGCGTTCCAGGCCCGCCAGGTCACCGAGTTCATCGGCTGGCAGGCCGACCTCGTGCGCGAGTACGCCGACCCCGAGCAGTTCGTCACGACCTGCATCTCCTACACCCGCCCCGCGGTGGAGGACGACGAACTGACCGATGCGCTCGACATCACCTCCGGCAACCCCTACTACGGCATGCAGGACGATCTGCTGCTGCCCGATCCCACGCCCGACGACCACCAGCAGATCTGGAAGACGACCGGCGTCTGGGCGCTGTACCAGACCGCGGACTGGATGTTCTCCTCCCGTCAGGAGCCCTTCCTCGTCACCGAGACGAACGCCGGCTCCATCGGCTTCCCGTGGGACAACCGCCCCGCCTACGACGGCCAGTGGCGCCAGGCAGCCTGGGCGCTCGTTGCGCGCGGCGCCCGCATGATCGAGTACTGGCACTGGAACACCCTGCACTTCGGCGCGGAGACGTACTGGGGCGGCGTCCTCCCCCACACCGGGCAGCCCGGCCGCACGTACGCCGAACTCGCGCGGCTGGGCGGAGAGTTCGAGGCGGCAGGCGGGCTGGTCGCCGGGCTCGAACCGGACGCCGACATCACGATGGTGTACTCCACTCCGGCCAAGTGGCTGATGCAGAAGTACCCGCCGCTCGCCAGGCCGGACGGCGAACCGGATCCGGCCGCCTACCACCGCTTCTTCGACCCCTTCTACCGGGGCGCGTTCGAGGCGGGCCGGCAGGTGCGCATCGTGCACGCCCGGCAGCTGCACGACCCGCACGCGGACCGGGAGGGGCCGACGCCCGAGGAGGCGGTCCGCCGCCACCCCGTGCTCGTCGTACCGGCGCTGTACCTCGCGGCCGACTCGACGCTCGACTGGCTCGCGGCCTACGCCGAGGCCGGGGGCCACCTCGTCCTCGGCCCCCGCACCGGCTACGCCGACCACGAGGGCCGGGCCCGGCACGAAGCGGCCCCCGGCCGGCTGACCGACGTCGCAGGCGTCCGCTACGACGAGTTCAGCAACCTCGTCGGCGAGGTCCCCGTGCGGTCGGCGCCCGGGGGTCCGCTCGACCTCCCCGAGGGTGCGACGGCGACCCGCTGGGCCGACGGACTGACCGTCACCGACGCCGAGGTGCTCGTCGCCTACGACCACCCGCACTTCGGGCGCTGGCCCGCGGTCACCAGCCGGCGGCACGGCGCGGGCCGGGTCACGTACGTGGGCACCGCGCCGGGGCGCGATCTCGCCAGGGCGCTGGCCGAATGGCTGACGCCGGCCGCGCGTCACGCCTGGCGGGACCTGCCGGTCTCCGTCACCGCGACGACCGCCACCGCGCCCGACGGCCGCCGCGTGCACATCGTCCACAACTGGAGCTGGGAGCCGACCGGCGTCGCCGTCCCGGTGGACCTCTCCGACGTCCTGAGCGGCGCCGCGGTCCCCGCGGGCGCCGTACTGGACCTCGGTCCCTGGGACGTACGCGTCCTCGTCGCCTGA
- a CDS encoding carbohydrate ABC transporter permease, whose amino-acid sequence MTTTTPTTTSTEPVRPASAAPPGKRPRARRSTPLTIAMLAVLAYFLLPLCWLLIASTKSTQDLFNTFGLWFSHAPQLSANVRATFTQDDGVFVHWLLNTVMYAGVSAVGAALLAAAGGYGFAKFRFRGDRAAFNLVLGAVMVPTTALAIPTYLLFAKAGLVNTPWAVVLPSLVNPFGLYLMRIYAQDAVPDSLLEAARIDGAGEARIFFRIVLRLLGPGLVTVLLFTLVATWNNYFLPLIMLNDPDLYPVTVGLSSWAAQAQNGGAGSSSDMLALVVTGSLISIVPLVVAFLLLQRYWQSGLATGGVKQ is encoded by the coding sequence GTGACGACCACGACCCCGACGACCACGAGCACCGAGCCGGTGCGCCCGGCCTCCGCCGCTCCCCCGGGAAAGCGTCCGCGGGCCCGGCGCAGCACCCCGCTGACGATCGCCATGCTGGCCGTGCTGGCGTACTTCCTGCTGCCGCTGTGCTGGCTGCTGATCGCCTCCACCAAGAGCACCCAGGACCTGTTCAACACCTTCGGCCTGTGGTTCTCGCACGCCCCGCAGCTGTCGGCCAACGTCAGGGCCACCTTCACCCAGGACGACGGGGTCTTCGTCCACTGGCTGCTCAACACGGTCATGTACGCGGGAGTCAGCGCGGTCGGAGCCGCGCTGCTCGCCGCCGCCGGCGGGTACGGCTTCGCCAAGTTCCGCTTCCGCGGCGACCGGGCCGCCTTCAACCTGGTGCTCGGCGCGGTCATGGTCCCGACCACCGCGCTGGCCATCCCGACCTATCTGCTCTTCGCCAAGGCAGGCCTGGTCAACACCCCTTGGGCGGTCGTCCTGCCCTCCCTGGTCAACCCCTTCGGCCTCTACCTCATGCGGATCTACGCACAGGACGCCGTCCCGGACAGCCTCCTGGAGGCCGCCCGCATCGACGGGGCCGGGGAGGCCCGGATCTTCTTCCGGATCGTCCTGCGGCTGCTGGGTCCCGGTCTGGTGACGGTCCTGCTGTTCACGCTGGTGGCGACCTGGAACAACTACTTCCTGCCGCTGATCATGCTGAACGACCCGGATCTGTATCCCGTCACCGTCGGCCTGTCCTCGTGGGCCGCGCAGGCGCAGAACGGCGGGGCGGGCTCGAGCAGCGACATGCTCGCACTGGTCGTGACCGGCTCGCTCATCTCGATCGTCCCGCTCGTGGTGGCCTTCCTGCTGCTCCAGCGCTACTGGCAGAGCGGCCTGGCCACCGGCGGCGTCAAACAGTGA
- a CDS encoding carbohydrate ABC transporter permease: MVLFLLLFLAPLGYAAYLSLFQERLIGGTAFVGLDNYAQALGDPQFLHGIGRVALFFVIQVPLMLLLALVFALALDSGLLRLARVIRLGIFVPYAVPSVVAALMWGYLYGPDFGPFAQLSRDLSLPVPDFLSNGWMLGSLANIVTWEFVGYNMIILYAALRTVPEELYEAAAMDGAGAWRIAWSIKLPALRPALMLTLLFSVIGSFQLFNEPKLLMTIAPDVISSSYTANLYAYTLAFTGQQVNYAATVSFLLGLVIVIASYAVLLTANRRRTA; encoded by the coding sequence ATGGTGCTGTTCCTGCTGCTCTTTCTCGCCCCCCTCGGCTACGCCGCCTATCTCAGCCTGTTCCAGGAACGCCTCATCGGCGGGACGGCGTTCGTCGGGCTCGACAACTACGCCCAGGCCCTCGGCGATCCGCAGTTCCTGCACGGCATCGGACGCGTCGCGCTGTTCTTCGTGATCCAGGTCCCGCTGATGCTGCTGCTGGCGCTGGTGTTCGCCCTGGCTCTCGACAGCGGACTGCTCCGGCTGGCCCGGGTCATCCGCCTGGGCATCTTCGTCCCGTACGCCGTCCCGAGCGTGGTCGCCGCGCTCATGTGGGGCTATCTGTACGGGCCGGACTTCGGCCCCTTCGCCCAGCTCAGCCGCGACCTCAGCCTGCCCGTCCCGGACTTCCTCAGCAACGGCTGGATGCTCGGCAGCCTGGCGAACATCGTGACCTGGGAGTTCGTCGGCTACAACATGATCATCCTGTACGCGGCCCTGCGCACCGTTCCCGAGGAGCTGTACGAGGCGGCCGCGATGGACGGGGCCGGCGCCTGGCGGATCGCCTGGTCCATCAAGCTGCCGGCCCTGCGCCCGGCGCTGATGCTCACGCTGCTGTTCTCGGTGATCGGCAGCTTCCAGCTGTTCAACGAGCCGAAGCTGCTGATGACCATCGCCCCGGACGTGATCAGCAGCTCCTACACCGCCAACCTCTACGCCTACACGCTCGCGTTCACCGGCCAGCAGGTCAACTACGCGGCCACGGTGTCCTTCCTCCTCGGCCTCGTCATCGTGATCGCCTCCTACGCCGTCCTGCTCACCGCGAACCGCAGGAGGACCGCGTGA
- a CDS encoding ABC transporter substrate-binding protein produces MSQHTFMSLSGRSSMSRRLFLTTTGALSLGAALTACGGSDSGGSSASSKPVGQADIDKAMKTPTELTFWTWVPNIDKEVALFEKKYPAIKVKVVNAGQGTPQYTKLRTALKAGSGAPDMVQIEYQAIPTFTITDSLLDLRPYGASALRSTFVDWTWGQVSGTKGEVWAIPQDTGPMGMLYRQDIFDEHGIDVPKTWDEFAAAARKLHKADPDVYLTNLAANQVAAWHGLLWQAGAKPYVTSGKSDITISVDDAVSRKLGTFWGGLAKEGVIGVEPDFTDSWYAALNKGKYATWITAAWGPVFLSGSAKATAGKWRAAPLPQWDAAKPSSGNWGGSTTAVIRSTKNPIAAAMFAQFLNTDPASAKMFATEQFFFPATKALLSDTEFVSDAPSFYGGQKVNQVFADISSTVNSSFQWPPFLDQAATDWTETVGKSFADKSDTLRALGTWQSRLTSYAKNQGFTVKGS; encoded by the coding sequence ATGTCTCAGCACACGTTCATGTCCCTGTCCGGCCGCTCCTCGATGAGCCGTCGGCTGTTCCTCACCACGACGGGCGCCCTGTCGCTCGGCGCCGCCCTCACCGCCTGCGGGGGCAGCGACTCCGGCGGTTCGTCCGCGTCGTCCAAGCCGGTCGGCCAGGCCGACATCGACAAGGCGATGAAGACACCGACCGAACTGACCTTCTGGACCTGGGTCCCGAACATCGACAAGGAGGTCGCGCTCTTCGAGAAGAAGTACCCGGCCATCAAGGTCAAGGTGGTCAACGCCGGTCAGGGGACCCCTCAGTACACCAAGCTGCGGACGGCGCTGAAGGCCGGCAGCGGCGCCCCGGACATGGTGCAGATCGAGTACCAGGCCATCCCCACCTTCACCATCACCGACAGCCTGCTCGACCTGCGCCCCTACGGCGCCTCCGCGCTCAGGTCCACCTTCGTGGACTGGACCTGGGGCCAGGTCAGCGGCACCAAGGGCGAAGTCTGGGCGATCCCGCAGGACACCGGCCCGATGGGCATGCTGTACCGGCAGGACATCTTCGACGAGCACGGCATAGACGTGCCCAAGACCTGGGACGAGTTCGCCGCGGCGGCGCGCAAGCTCCACAAGGCCGACCCGGACGTCTACCTCACCAATCTCGCGGCCAACCAGGTCGCCGCCTGGCACGGCCTGTTGTGGCAGGCAGGCGCCAAGCCGTACGTCACCTCGGGCAAGAGCGACATCACCATCAGCGTCGACGACGCGGTGTCCCGGAAGCTCGGCACCTTCTGGGGCGGCCTCGCGAAGGAGGGCGTCATCGGCGTCGAACCCGACTTCACCGACTCCTGGTACGCGGCCCTCAACAAGGGCAAGTACGCCACCTGGATCACCGCCGCCTGGGGGCCCGTGTTCCTCTCCGGCTCCGCCAAGGCCACCGCGGGCAAATGGCGGGCGGCGCCGCTGCCGCAGTGGGACGCCGCGAAGCCCAGCTCCGGCAACTGGGGCGGTTCCACCACCGCAGTCATCCGCTCCACGAAGAACCCGATCGCGGCGGCGATGTTCGCTCAGTTCCTCAACACCGACCCCGCCAGCGCGAAGATGTTCGCCACCGAGCAGTTCTTCTTCCCGGCGACCAAGGCCCTGCTCTCGGACACCGAGTTCGTCTCCGACGCCCCCTCGTTCTACGGCGGCCAGAAGGTCAACCAGGTGTTCGCCGACATCAGCTCCACGGTCAACTCCTCTTTCCAGTGGCCCCCGTTCCTCGACCAGGCGGCGACCGACTGGACCGAGACGGTCGGCAAGTCCTTCGCCGACAAGTCCGACACCCTCCGCGCGCTCGGCACCTGGCAGTCACGGCTCACGTCGTACGCCAAGAACCAGGGCTTCACCGTCAAGGGGAGTTGA
- a CDS encoding LacI family DNA-binding transcriptional regulator, translating to MTRGTGRGGNTAAPRSVDVARLAGVSQKTVSRVFNDEQYVSADVRRRVLEAAEQLGYRRNNAARALASGRTRSIGVVTLGTALYGPASLLMGVERALRDTGYALRVVNTMEGDPAGIAGAVDSLLDQGVDGIVISEPIDEQGADGEVSVRVDVPVLVLGAPSSVAAPTVLTAGDGADLMARIATEHLLALGHMTVHHLAGPRRWYAARDRLEGWRTTLAAHGREVPPVVEGDWSAASGYAAGRQLAADPAVTAVFAANDDMAIGLIRALTEAGRRVPQDVSVVGFDDVPVAAYVTPPLTTVPQPFDAVAQEGLKRLVHAIENPDVTPLPASDPPVDLVVRSSTAPPPNRTTPDRGQRTAAPVLGAAPPAPHANGGRPTPH from the coding sequence ATGACGCGAGGAACAGGGCGGGGCGGTAACACCGCCGCGCCGCGCAGCGTGGACGTGGCCCGCCTGGCCGGCGTCTCGCAGAAGACGGTCTCGCGGGTCTTCAACGACGAGCAGTACGTCTCCGCCGACGTACGCCGGCGCGTCCTCGAAGCCGCCGAACAGCTCGGATACCGGCGCAACAACGCCGCCCGGGCGCTGGCCTCCGGACGCACCCGCTCCATCGGCGTGGTGACGCTGGGCACGGCCCTGTACGGCCCCGCCTCCCTGCTCATGGGAGTCGAGCGCGCCCTGCGGGACACCGGATACGCGCTCCGCGTGGTCAACACGATGGAAGGTGACCCGGCGGGCATCGCCGGCGCGGTGGACTCGCTCCTCGACCAGGGCGTGGACGGCATCGTCATCTCGGAGCCGATCGACGAACAGGGAGCCGACGGCGAGGTCTCCGTCCGCGTGGACGTGCCGGTCCTGGTCCTCGGCGCACCGTCCTCGGTCGCCGCGCCCACGGTACTGACCGCGGGTGACGGAGCCGACCTGATGGCCCGCATCGCCACGGAACACCTCCTGGCGCTCGGCCACATGACGGTCCATCACCTCGCCGGACCACGGCGCTGGTACGCCGCACGGGACCGGCTGGAAGGCTGGCGGACCACGCTGGCCGCCCACGGCAGGGAGGTGCCGCCGGTCGTCGAGGGCGACTGGTCCGCCGCGTCCGGCTACGCCGCAGGCCGACAACTGGCCGCGGACCCCGCCGTCACCGCCGTGTTCGCCGCCAACGACGACATGGCGATCGGTCTGATCCGCGCGCTGACGGAGGCGGGCCGGCGCGTGCCGCAGGACGTGAGCGTCGTCGGCTTCGACGACGTTCCGGTCGCCGCCTATGTGACTCCTCCGCTGACCACGGTGCCGCAGCCGTTCGACGCCGTGGCGCAGGAGGGACTGAAACGTCTGGTGCACGCCATCGAGAATCCGGACGTGACCCCGTTGCCGGCGAGCGACCCACCGGTCGACCTCGTCGTCCGGTCCTCGACCGCGCCCCCGCCGAACCGGACGACCCCGGATCGCGGGCAGCGCACCGCCGCCCCGGTCCTCGGCGCCGCGCCCCCCGCGCCGCACGCGAACGGAGGCCGACCGACACCGCACTGA
- a CDS encoding flavodoxin family protein — MATLLIVHHTPSPHCQALFEAVVSGATAPEIEGVRVERRAALAATASDVLAADAYLLGTPANLGYMSGALKHFFDQIYYPCLDTTRGRPFGYYVHGGNDLTGAVRAVETVTTGLGWRRAAEPVGVTGEPGKADVAACWELGATVAAGLMG; from the coding sequence GTGGCCACCTTGCTGATCGTCCATCACACCCCCTCGCCGCACTGCCAGGCGCTGTTCGAAGCGGTCGTCTCGGGCGCGACGGCGCCGGAGATCGAGGGCGTCCGCGTCGAGCGGCGGGCCGCCCTCGCCGCGACCGCCTCCGACGTCCTGGCCGCCGACGCCTACCTGCTGGGCACCCCGGCCAACCTGGGCTACATGTCCGGCGCGCTCAAGCATTTCTTCGACCAGATCTACTATCCGTGCCTCGACACCACCCGCGGCCGGCCCTTCGGCTACTACGTGCACGGCGGCAACGACCTCACCGGCGCGGTACGCGCCGTCGAGACCGTCACCACCGGCCTGGGCTGGCGGCGCGCGGCCGAGCCGGTCGGGGTCACCGGGGAACCCGGCAAGGCGGACGTGGCGGCGTGCTGGGAGCTGGGGGCGACGGTCGCTGCGGGGCTGATGGGCTGA